CTGCGTATCAACCATCGATTCGTAGAGAATTTCCTCGACCAGTTCTGGATCGTGATCCGCGTACTTTACGCCCTGCTGGATCATCTTGCCCATCGGGCCTGAAGCGTTGTTGGCAGCGTGTGCAGCACCTTCTTTATCCTTGGAAGCAAGTTTCGAGAGCACTTCCGACAAGAAGCCCTCCTTGGGCTTTGGCAAAGTAGCGAGCTCAAAGGCCTTGAAGGCAGCAACCGCAAGAGAAAGGAATGCGAAACCGAGAATTGGATACACCCAGATACCACCCTTGCTGATATGGTCCAGGACACTCTCCTTCGTCGCTTCGATAGCCATAGCATTGTCAAGCGTTGCATCGATCGGGAGCGAACCTTCCTGGCCTGATGCGATGGCAGCAATACCTGGATTGAAAGAACCATCCATGATCGGCATAACCAAAGGTTCCGTGGAGTTACCTTGCTCGACCAAGCCAGCCGTTTCACCGCTAGCAAAGTAAGTAATAGGCCCGAAGCGAACGAACGTACCATCTTTGAGAATACCATCCGTTGTGATAGCCTGCCCTTCGTATGTAGCGCCTCCTGCGAGTGCTTCCATGCGTTCGAGAGCAGCCTCGATGATCTCCTTTTGGGCTCCAAGCTTTTCCAACGCAGTGGTGTTTGGATCCTCGTTAGTCATTTCCGAGGCGGTTATCTTATCCCCGTAAAATTCATACTCAGAAGGATCCAACTGCGAGCCGAACGTGCGTCCGAACTCAGAGCTCAAATTGATCAAATAATCCACCATCTCCTCCTGCGAATTGAGGGAGGCTTCATAGGTTGAAAGGTCGGAGCTTTGGTTGTCGCTAATACGTTGCGCCCTATCGGCCTCGCGACGAAGATCGCGCAACTTGGAGAAAAGCGTGTCGCGCTCCTTGGTCAATGGAATCTTCTCGGACCCGATTTCCTCTCTTAGGTCCGCCAACTTCTCAAGTGAAGCGTCCAGTTTTTTCTGAGCATTCTCTGCGGCAGCCTCTAGGGAACTTTGGCCCCACATAGGGATTGCGGATACGAGAAGCGTAGCTGCGATAATTGAAAGTTTCTTCATGGATAGCGTTTCCTTAAAATCGTTATTATGGAGTGACGATCTTAGCTGGGAGGCCGATGAATTTGGCATCCGTAGCCCGATCGTAGATGGCAACTAGCAGGCCGATGTCTTCCGCGAGCGAGGCGTCAGAAACCCATTCCCATCCTTCGCTTACAGATGGGTATCCATAACCTGCATACTCGCCTGTTCCATCAATAAAATACGCGTACGCGAACCCGAAGTACAGAGTAGTCACCTCGCGAGTCTCGCCGTCGACATCCTGTATACCGGTGTCTTTCGTTACTACACTTTGAAATTTGTCGTACTGAGTCATGATCGCTACGATGTTTTGCAAGCGAACCGTGACTGCAGTGGTCTCCTTATCCTCTTCGCTCGGCATGCGCTTGAGGAAGGTACTTATCATGTCTTTGAAAGCTTCCGGCCAAGTGGCGGACAGCTCCTTAATTTTAGCTTCATAGCTGTCCACTGCGGCGGTGATGTCGTCAGTCGACTCGTCTAGGACAGCCTTTTTAT
This genomic interval from Pelagicoccus albus contains the following:
- a CDS encoding MotA/TolQ/ExbB proton channel family protein; its protein translation is MKKLSIIAATLLVSAIPMWGQSSLEAAAENAQKKLDASLEKLADLREEIGSEKIPLTKERDTLFSKLRDLRREADRAQRISDNQSSDLSTYEASLNSQEEMVDYLINLSSEFGRTFGSQLDPSEYEFYGDKITASEMTNEDPNTTALEKLGAQKEIIEAALERMEALAGGATYEGQAITTDGILKDGTFVRFGPITYFASGETAGLVEQGNSTEPLVMPIMDGSFNPGIAAIASGQEGSLPIDATLDNAMAIEATKESVLDHISKGGIWVYPILGFAFLSLAVAAFKAFELATLPKPKEGFLSEVLSKLASKDKEGAAHAANNASGPMGKMIQQGVKYADHDPELVEEILYESMVDTQPKVMRLLPFISVTAAVAPLLGLLGTVTGMINTFNRIKIFGTGDAKSLSGGISEALITTEFGLIVAIPALLLYAILSRKAKGYIARMEKMSISFINGIKTIS
- a CDS encoding DUF3450 family protein, giving the protein MQGLYKFPLKQLTAVATFSFAGLYSLSADVVKDTQHVLSEWISLEKQISEEKSEWIEQKEVLENSIEFMETEIASLEEIIKTAEETASAGEKKRAELDDKKAVLDESTDDITAAVDSYEAKIKELSATWPEAFKDMISTFLKRMPSEEDKETTAVTVRLQNIVAIMTQYDKFQSVVTKDTGIQDVDGETREVTTLYFGFAYAYFIDGTGEYAGYGYPSVSEGWEWVSDASLAEDIGLLVAIYDRATDAKFIGLPAKIVTP